The Plasmodium gaboni strain SY75 chromosome 9, whole genome shotgun sequence DNA segment ttttcaatatatatttgatgatgtttttttttttttttttttttttcctatTCTTTTACTGctaaaatatgtatatatatattttatttttttattaaattttgttttaatagtaatttattaaatatttttttctataccataacaaatataatattatatatatattatatatatgtatatataaaattatacatatatatttttatatggGTTTTAAGGAAAGTccaataaatatataataatatatattaaaataaaaattcttATGCATATTCTATTGTCaattattacatataacatatttaaTCTAAATATTCATAGCTATTTGTTTTAGTACTTAACaagaatataattataaataaagtatataaaataaagaataaaatatttaaaatagTTTTTAAGATTAAAAAAGtatttttacaaaatatcAGTGCAACTatctaaatatatatatatatatatatattatatatttttttttctactTTTACAacattattaaatattatcaattCTTGAATAGCAAAAGAATCATCTCAAAATATATAGCaacaaaatatacatattatgtatattttcaaatagataatataagtacaatacatatttacgaaataataaaatatttataattttgcAGATTGGcttttaaaagaaaaagagaaaaaaaaaaaaaattgaaaataaataaataaatatataaatatatataaatatataaatatatataaatatttatatttatatatttatatttatgtaatataCATGAATGTATTCACAAAAAGAAGCttcttttccttttttGTTGGATCCCTTGTAGGACTATGTTTTAGTTATGCTCTAActaataagaaaaatattaacgaatttataaaatatgcaataaaatatgtaacACATAAAAAgagtaaaaaaaaaactaataataataatagtataCCTGACGAATGCCCAGGTTTAGATAGCGAACACGCTGGTAAATCTAAAGTTTGTGAAGGATGTCCAAATAGGAAAATATGTAATGATCcagaattaaaaaaagaaaaagaaaaagaaagaaatcaaatatttaatgaggtacaagaaaatttaaaaaatgtcAAGTTCAAAATTTTGATATTATCAGGTAAAGGAGGTGTAGGGAAATCAACTGTAGCTGCACAATTAGCTTTTGcattatcatatttaaattatgaaGTTGGATTATTAGATATAGATATATGTGGTCCATCAATTCCAGTTTTAACTAAAACAATAGATCATGATGTAAATTATAGTATGAATGGATGGGTACcaatttataaaaataatttatcaaTAATGTCTGTAGGGTATTTATTACCAAATTTTGATGATCCTGTTATATGGAGAGGTCCTAAAAAGAATGGATTAATAAAACAATTTTTATGTGACGTATACTGGAAAAATTTAgattttcttattattgATACACCACCAGGAACTAGTGATGAGCATTTAACTATTTGTTcttatttaaaagataatttAGATGGTTGTATAATAGTAACTACTCCtcatatattatctatatgTGATGTTAAAAAAGAAATCGAATTCTgtaaaaaaacaaatattcCAATATTAGGTATTGTTGAAAATATGTATCAATCAATTTTTGTATCAAATTATAcagtaaaaaaaatgtgcTCTGATATGAATGTGCATTATGCTGGAAAAGTTACATTTCATCAAAATCTAATTGAAGCTTGTCAACAAGGTGTTGGGTGTTGTGATATAGATCCATATAGTTCTTCATCTAAAGAATTATTTCATCTCTGTAATATTCTTATACAGCAAATTCAAAAGAGATACATGTTACTACAAATGGGTACgaataatgataataataatttcgTACATCAAAATAGTAATAATCAAAAACTGACATATAAggaagaagaaaatgaaaCTAATCTCAATAAAAATTCTAATAAATTaagtaaatataatgaacTAAATTATGACCATGTTAATTTATCAAAACTTCAAATGCTAGATAAATTGTTAAGTGAAATAAATCCGTTCCTTGAGGagaaaaatgaataataaaatgacACAATGTGATGTCAAATTGGAATGacttaataaaaatttaatatatatatatatagatatatgtgtaaatgcatatttttaaaaattatatgaataaatacaaatatgtCTTTTTAAAAGAACGTTCATTATGTATTGNNNNNNNNNNNNNNNNNNNNNNNNNNNNNNNNNNNNNNNNNNNNNNNNNNNNNNNNNNNNNNNNNNNNNNNNNNNNNNNNNNNNNNNNNNNNNNNNNNNNNNNNNNNNNNNNNNNNNNNNNNNNNNNNNNNNNNNNNNNNNNNNNNNNNNNNNNNNNNNNNNNNNNNNNNNNNNNNNNNNNNNNNNNNNNNNNNNNNNNNNNNNNNNNNNNNNNNNNNNNNNNNNNNNNNNNNNNNNNNNNNNNNNNNNNNNNNNNNNNNNNNNNNNNNNNNNNNNNNNNNNNNNNNNNNNNNNNNNNNNNNNNNNNNNNNNNNNNNNNNNNNNNNNNNNNNNNNNNNNNNNNNNNNNNNNNNNNNNNNNNNNNNNNNNNNNNNNNNNNNNNNNNNNNNNNNNNNNNNNNNNNNNNNNNNNNNNNNNNNNNNNNNNNNNNNNNNNNNNNNNNNNNNNNNNNNNNNNNNNNNNNNNNNNNNNNNNNNNNNNNNNNNNNNNNNNNNNNNNNNNNNNNNNNaaaaatttttttttaaaaaaatttaattaatatataaaaaaaaaaaaaaaataaaaaattaaaaaaataaaaaaaaaaaaataaaaaaaaatataataaaaaaaaaaaaaaaaaaaaaaaaaaaaaaaaagaaaaagaaaaattaataaaagaaatgaaatgaaaaatgtcaaaataataacatgGTATTCATGTTTCCAAATTAAaagatttatataattatatttatttatttattttattttttatttatatatatatatatatatatatatattttttttttttttttttggtatctatattttttaaattataacattttGAAATTTCgaattttattaaaatttttatgtttattttatatattatctaaaaaattaaaatttcAATTTGCTATTTTTTCGGATCCTGATGTTTTGGATTTATAATACCTAAGAAgatttaaaagatataaaagGGTATATATAAAGTGACCATATGGAATTAGGcacaaaaattaaataaatatataaatatataaataaatatataaatatataaataaatatataaatatataaatatatatatatatatatatatatatatatatacgTCTTATTTACAAACTTACTTTCTACTCTCCACGTAGTATGAATTAGGATGGTTTCCAACCCCATCACCAACAGATCCTGGGTGTGTTTCCATAAAGAATTTTACACAGGCCATTTGgtattcattatttttttttagagGCATAATAGATTTAATTTGTTCATCACTTAGtccaaaaaaataaagaagacTTTTAAGATGAGACTCatcaaaatttttaaaaggACAACCATGTATATCATTTGAAGATGGTACAggaaaattatttataattttagAACAGTTATATGGACTAAAATCTGTTTTCTTACCTTCTTTACCATACATATAtcttatattatatctatGTTCTTTATCAAATTTATCAGGTTGTAACCATATAGATCTATTAGTTTGTATATTTTCATCTAGTGTCATACCTGCACCTTTTAGAAATAACCATAATTGTTGTCTTCCCCAATGTTTTAAATGTTTATCTTTGATATAATTAACAAAGATACGTCGCATACAAGGTGGAAAGGATTGTTTATATACACTATAAAGGTTTTGAGGTGACAATCTAGTATCTTGTGTATGTTCATAATTTTGTCTGAAATCTTTGGCTACATATGCCTTAGGTAACGATGATAAGAAAGTAGAAATTCTTGGATCGttttgaatttttaaaagcattttttcattatgATCTAgatatttaaatgattcttttatatttaatttgaATTGTACTGTCAATATAATatctaaatatatatctgGCACATATGCTATACCTTTTTCAACAACTACTTTATGATCTCTGACTAAGAAATAAGCATCAGGATAAAATGGGActttaaataatttctGTATAGTATCTTTATTAGGAATAAATTCTGTATATTTTTCCcattcttcatttttattaccATATGATATGGATGGTTTTGATATAGATTCGTAATGAATATTTTCTCgttttaataaatgaacTAAACCTCTTTCACTTTCACTTATATTTTGTGAATTTAAaacattaatatttttcaattCATTTAATCTAAAgttaaataattttaattcttGTTTTAAAAACCATTGttgtttttctttatctttTGAAAATGCtattcttaatatataatgagATAATAAATCGgtcataataatattttccatttcttctttattataatctTTCATAGATTGTATACcaaatttatattcataaatcTTCTgtcttattattttattcttattatctgttgtattatttaaagaataatTCTTATCACCTTTTcttgaattattatattgttcTCTCTCATCATCTCCTGATATAGTACATGTATCTAAAAATTGTAACAAAGCTAACCTTTTTGCTCCAATCTCTTGAAAATCACTTAAACTACAATAACCAAATATGGGAGGATACTTATATAAACTGATAGGCATATTAAATGGATATATACAACTGtaataatcaaaaaaaGCTTTCTTAGTTTCATCATTTGTTATTTCATAATTCTTTATTGTAATATTCTGAAGTTTTTTCTCATTCAACTTTCCCTTCTCATGTGGCATTCCATTTAAGGACTTTTTTCgtattatcattttatcACTTATTCgaagatattaaaaagatggataaatatatcaaagTACATAAATGAGCCCATTtacatacataaataaaaaatatatatataaatatatataaatatatatatatatatataatgtgtaaaattataaatgCTTTTATTTTAGTTATCTTCTGTATGATACATCAAACAGGaagatatttataatatactttatttagtattatttaattcttaTTCATATCgtatttttttccttttttttttttttttttaatgaaGATACTTATAAATCCTGCTAAATAatctttaaaaataattatatatatatatttaataattaataagGAGTTTATAAGCAAAAAATTAgtaaaaatttaataagataaaaaaaaaaaaaaaaaatatacaaaataaatataataatatataataaaataacaaaatacacacatatatataattatatataatatatatattctagTGTATTCTTAGcctttttttaaaaataaatatcttATTTAATTATGTGTAAAAAAGGGgtgataaaaaaaaaaaaaaaaaaaaaaactgaattttttgaatttctaaaatattttaatactataaataatttgataattataaatcataaaaatttatataatttgcCTTTAAATTGGgggaaataaaaatataatatataaaatatattattactttatatattataataattttttcttttattattttatgtgttcataatttataatataattataatgaatattataaaaatgcTTTCCacttttaaataatatatcaaaagTATATgcatttaaaaaaaaaaaaaaaaaatttttttgtctccaaaaatatatatatatatatatatatttatatatatatgttgtgttaattattttatttatttatttaaaatttttagaaatgatataacacaatatataaatataatacatcaaagaaaaaaaaaaaaaaaaagaggaATAATGAAGGGAAAAATACATAggaattattatttatatatatgtatcctataatataatttataatatatatataatatatatttttatctttatatttaatttaatttaatttaattttttttttcataaattAATACGTATTATGAAGTAGTAAATgttttatcatttttatcttttatattatttatattatgatttGTCTATATTTTGTTACATTAAATTGGACAAAAGGgaaaaatgaatatttgAATGAATTTTGAACTTTTAGAAAAactaataataaataaaaacataatattttaaacaaatatatttttatatatcttcaaaaaaaaaaaaaaaaatgttattttaattttatttttttaagcaaaatatatatatatatatatatatatatatatatatatatatatgtgagtttattatattataattaatatatatattattcattctataatatatatatatatataatattaaggggtatatttatatatatattaaattgAATAGAATCATTAAATGGAAgtataaatttatatttataaattcaaaatattttatattttaattattaaataagCAAAAAgtgaaaataaaaagggAAAAAGGTAAAgaaatgtatttataaaaattcgtgtaatttaattaaacaatttattacattatataaatataaatatatatatatatatatatatactcTTGTTTATTCTCAAACTATTCATtagtttatttttaatgttatatatatataatatatattattatttctagTTCCTGCTTTTAACTAATTATACAATATTGTAAAAAGGAATACAAGAGAAAATAAACCTTTTAAAAATTAGTATACccaaatttttttttcttcttttttttaagttatgttaaaaattaaatatatatataagggaaaataaattaatgatataatataaagattaaaaaaaaaaaaaaaaaaatagtgTATTCATATGTAAcgtatataaatatattatatatgtgtaatatattttatttacCTTTACATAacatattcatataaaaaggaaattaacacatatattgatgtacaatatttttttcttattacctattttatttttaatttttttttttaaatataattatgaaaacATAAAGGCgttcttttattatattcttccagttttttttttttttttttttctaaattattatatcactttagttcatattttattatatttatatatttatagttataacatatatttatatatggatatgtatttattttgaatacattattttctttcatGAACGGATAAAATAATGAACGGAACtcataaaaatgaaaacgtaaaaatatataaaataaaaaactataacgatataaaattagcattatatgaaaaaaaaaaaaattttaagattttttttttttgttatttttataagacataacatttatatatgtatgtagTTAAAActatattcattttattatgtatattctttttgtaatttttaaagaaaaaaagaaaatggaaaaaaattttatacGAGGAACAAGACTATGCCGACAATTATGTTCATAACAGTTTTTTGAGTTCTCTCTTAACCaattgtaaaaaaaaaaaaaaaaagaaaaataatatttgcAATTGTAAAATTAATCttaatgtatatatatatatatatatatatatgcaaaagaattaaatatattttatataacataataatatatatttatatttttaaattatattagttggaataaaatataattattctCATGTTTGTCATAGTATGTTGTGTATCAACCACcaaattattattgtccttttttttttaatgtcGTATTATTGTATAGATAAAAATGTGATTACTCAAAAGTAACtctttaaaataaataaataaataaatataaatatacatatatatattaatttatatatatatattgatatatttatttatatatatatattttttttttcaatagTTTCATATATGCAGTTAACATCGCCATAATCATATTGAAAGAGATATTAATTTACCAAAATCATAACTCCTTAAACagtaagaaaaaaaaggaaaaatagataataataaaataatcaatacatataaaagacataatatatatatatatatatatatatatatatatataatttaaacatttatttgtttataattttatttttaaagaCTCTTTGAAGAATGTTTTAGACaccattattattatagGAATAATATGGGTaactaatatatataatatataattattatatacatatggatatatatttttaatttttttttttttttttttttgataatgttgtatttattttgtagATATTATCACCCGTTCTTATAAGTTTAACACAAACTCATAGTGATAACACAGTTTATCTAGTGTCTATATGTAATGACctaatattattataata contains these protein-coding regions:
- a CDS encoding putative DNA primase large subunit, translated to MIIRKKSLNGMPHEKGKLNEKKLQNITIKNYEITNDETKKAFFDYYSCIYPFNMPISLYKYPPIFGYCSLSDFQEIGAKRLALLQFLDTCTISGDDEREQYNNSRKGDKNYSLNNTTDNKNKIIRQKIYEYKFGIQSMKDYNKEEMENIIMTDLLSHYILRIAFSKDKEKQQWFLKQELKLFNFRLNELKNINVLNSQNISESERGLVHLLKRENIHYESISKPSISYGNKNEEWEKYTEFIPNKDTIQKLFKVPFYPDAYFLVRDHKVVVEKGIAYVPDIYLDIILTVQFKLNIKESFKYLDHNEKMLLKIQNDPRISTFLSSLPKAYVAKDFRQNYEHTQDTRLSPQNLYSVYKQSFPPCMRRIFVNYIKDKHLKHWGRQQLWLFLKGAGMTLDENIQTNRSIWLQPDKFDKEHRYNIRYMYGKEGKKTDFSPYNCSKIINNFPVPSSNDIHGCPFKNFDESHLKSLLYFFGLSDEQIKSIMPLKKNNEYQMACVKFFMETHPGSVGDGVGNHPNSYYVESRKYYKSKTSGSEKIAN
- a CDS encoding putative phosphatidylinositol N- acetylglucosaminyltransferase, which encodes MNGTHKNENKKRKWKKILYEEQDYADNYVHNSFLSSLLTNFGIKYNYSHVCHSMLCINHQIIIVLFFLMSYYCIDKNVITQNFIYAVNIAIIILKEILIYQNHNSLNNSLKNVLDTIIIIGIIWILSPVLISLTQTHSDNTVYLVSILLLLIHLMFHKYGFIYEKNENIDIFDATSLSCVVIASVILGSRLASIEQVFSFLFVSSILFFYSPFIFQTIALKNINYYNYILFPFLFVILSLCIRSISITLFYVNLIGQFFLLFIVPAFFVKKHNLKTKLEGPWDICGVPSSKK
- a CDS encoding putative cytosolic Fe-S cluster assembly factor NBP35: MNVFTKRSFFSFFVGSLVGLCFSYALTNKKNINEFIKYAIKYVTHKKSKKKTNNNNSIPDECPGLDSEHAGKSKVCEGCPNRKICNDPELKKEKEKERNQIFNEVQENLKNVKFKILILSGKGGVGKSTVAAQLAFALSYLNYEVGLLDIDICGPSIPVLTKTIDHDVNYSMNGWVPIYKNNLSIMSVGYLLPNFDDPVIWRGPKKNGLIKQFLCDVYWKNLDFLIIDTPPGTSDEHLTICSYLKDNLDGCIIVTTPHILSICDVKKEIEFCKKTNIPILGIVENMYQSIFVSNYTVKKMCSDMNVHYAGKVTFHQNLIEACQQGVGCCDIDPYSSSSKELFHLCNILIQQIQKRYMLLQMGTNNDNNNFVHQNSNNQKLTYKEEENETNLNKNSNKLSKYNELNYDHVNLSKLQMLDKLLSEINPFLEEKNE